From the genome of Tripterygium wilfordii isolate XIE 37 chromosome 6, ASM1340144v1, whole genome shotgun sequence:
CCATGGTTATTCACTTACCCTATCTACAATTATTGCTTTCTTTAAGGTTTTTTTAAGTTCTTAAACAAACCcaagttattgaacaaaaaatatatgggCCGAAGTCGAATGAACATAGTGAAAATACTCGAATAGCACTGAAAACCCTAACGCAAAATCATGCAAAACCGCATGGTAACGTGATCTCATATGGAGTTTTAACGTATGCTCTCGCCTCCCTCTGTCTCTCTTGTAATGCTAATTATCGCTTTATTAGATGAAGTTTAAGAAACCAGAAAGCTTTTCATGAATGTTTTTAATCTACGGCGACCTGAGTAGTGCCTTTTTTGATTAATTCATTCACTTTTCCTCCGGACCAAATGCTAAAGAGTGTTTTTTGCTGTAAAGAAAATTTAGAAATGAGTTCCCATTTGACTATGATTAATGGTTAGGTGGCCAATGTTACTTAGCAACCAACATGCAATCCAATATCAGAACTAGCGTGGCACTGACAAACAAGAAGTCACTTTCTAGGAAGCTCACTCTCTATCTCTCAGGGATAAGGGCCTGCAGTGGCCATCATAGGCGTCCAATCTGTTTGCCAAATTCAATAACTGTGTCTATCGCAGAGGCCCTTAACCCTTGTCTCTCATCTCTGCTATTTTTCAATGCTACGCAACCCATCACTAATGAGATAGTGTATATATTGATACACTTTGGCCTAGAGAGTGTACATAtaaatagagagagagggagagagagagagatgggttcAATAGAAGAAGAGACATTATTGCTAAGAGGCCAACAACAAGTATGGCAGCTCATGTTCGGCTTTGCAGACTCTATGGCTCTCAAATGTGCCATACAACTCCGAATACCTGACATAATATACTCACACGGTGCTCCAATCTCCTTATCCCAAATTGCTTCAGGTAATTTATAACTCACATGTTATGTTCTCGTTCAAACAATTAAGTTTAACTGTGAAGTTTCTGATATCTTGTTGGTTGGGATTTGATTAGGAATTGATTCGCCTAGCCCTGACATGGGGTATCTTGATCGGATAATGAGATATTTAGTTCGAAAAAACATTTTCAGTTCTCATCAATCATCAGACGGTGGAGAGACACTCTTTGGCTTGACTGACACATCAAGATGGTTACTACATGACTCTGATCTCAGCCTCAATTCAATGGTAATTATGCAAAACCATCCATGGCTACTAGCACCATGGCACTGCTTTGCTCAATGTGTTAAAGACGGTGGAATTGCTTTCAAGAAGGCTCATGGTTGTGAAGTTTGGGATTTTGCTTCTCAGAATCCAGAATTCAACAATCTGTCCAACGATGCCATGGCATGCACTAACAAAGCTATCATGAAAGCTTTCTTTTTGGGATATAAAGATGGGTTAAGCAGTAGTACTGTGCAGACATTAGTCGATGTGGGAGGAGGGACTGGAGCTGTATTAGCTGAGATTGTGAAAGTTTATCCTCATATCAAAGGCATAAACTTCGATCTGCCTCTTGTTGTTGCCACAGCACCTGAGTATGTTGGGATTTCACATGTTGGTGGTGACATGTTTGAAGCCATACCTAATGCTGATGAAGTGTTTATGAAGGTTATTagaacaatttttttctcttaatAGCAATCGTATGgatccagttttttttttttttatcccagtTATCTTAAATGTTGAAATGTATGCATATGATTTCATATATAGATCATATGAAGTCACTATTTCACATTATTACGTGcgttcatctcaacatttggga
Proteins encoded in this window:
- the LOC120000930 gene encoding desmethylxanthohumol 6'-O-methyltransferase-like, yielding MGSIEEETLLLRGQQQVWQLMFGFADSMALKCAIQLRIPDIIYSHGAPISLSQIASGIDSPSPDMGYLDRIMRYLVRKNIFSSHQSSDGGETLFGLTDTSRWLLHDSDLSLNSMVIMQNHPWLLAPWHCFAQCVKDGGIAFKKAHGCEVWDFASQNPEFNNLSNDAMACTNKAIMKAFFLGYKDGLSSSTVQTLVDVGGGTGAVLAEIVKVYPHIKGINFDLPLVVATAPEYVGISHVGGDMFEAIPNADEVFMKWVLHDWRDEDCVKILRNCRKVIPEKTGKLVLVEVVVDEDENENESFGNTGFVFDLLMIAHASGGKERTELEWKKLLKEGGFPRYKIIKIPAITSIIEAYPE